One stretch of Streptomyces sp. A2-16 DNA includes these proteins:
- a CDS encoding rhodanese-like domain-containing protein, whose protein sequence is MAREVTQEAFAAAWADGALVIDVREADEYAAGHVPGARLMALRTVPARCHELPVDRTVFVICASGNRSRTAVDWMNAHGVDAYSVTGGTGAWARAGRPVAAGSHEHAA, encoded by the coding sequence GTGGCTCGTGAAGTGACTCAGGAAGCGTTCGCGGCGGCCTGGGCCGACGGCGCGCTCGTCATCGATGTACGGGAGGCGGACGAGTACGCCGCCGGTCACGTACCCGGTGCCCGCCTGATGGCGCTGCGCACCGTGCCCGCCCGCTGCCATGAACTCCCCGTCGACCGAACGGTGTTCGTGATCTGCGCCAGCGGCAACCGCAGCAGGACGGCCGTCGACTGGATGAACGCCCATGGTGTCGACGCCTATTCGGTGACCGGCGGCACGGGCGCCTGGGCCCGCGCCGGCCGTCCCGTCGCGGCCGGTTCCCACGAGCACGCCGCCTGA
- a CDS encoding FAD/NAD(P)-binding oxidoreductase: MAATPSDAPISGRHRVAVIGGGSAGISVAARLRHAGVSDITLIEPSDTHWYQPLWTLVGGGQAPLRTTRRPQSSVIPDGVRWIRRRALAVDPESRTVTLSGGADLSYEHLVMAPGLQLDWNGVPGLTEAVGHDRVSSNYAPEYAPRTWELIRNMRSGTAVFTHPATPLKCGGAPQKIAYLAADHWRRRKVLDGIRIILVIPDPAMFKVPAWSQVLEKVAARYGIEVRLRSEMTAVDGDGREITVADHAHGTKETLGYDLLHAVPPQSAPDWVKRGPLADPASPQGFVAADKHTLQHPSYDNVFTLGDVANLPTSKTGAAVRKQAPVVAGNLLDVMNGRSPSHRYDGYTSCPLVTARDRMLLAEFDYDLNPTPTFPLLDPFKERRTLWAFKRYGLPPIYWHGMLTGRL; the protein is encoded by the coding sequence TTGGCCGCCACCCCCTCCGACGCCCCGATCTCCGGCCGTCACCGAGTCGCCGTCATCGGCGGCGGCAGCGCCGGCATCAGCGTCGCCGCCCGCCTGCGCCACGCCGGAGTCAGCGACATCACCCTGATCGAACCCTCCGACACCCACTGGTACCAACCGCTGTGGACCCTGGTCGGCGGCGGCCAGGCACCCCTGCGGACCACCCGTCGACCCCAGAGCTCGGTGATACCGGACGGCGTACGCTGGATCCGCCGCCGCGCCCTGGCCGTCGACCCCGAATCCCGCACCGTGACCCTGTCCGGCGGCGCCGACCTCTCCTACGAACACCTGGTGATGGCACCCGGTCTCCAACTGGACTGGAACGGCGTGCCGGGCCTCACCGAGGCCGTCGGACATGACCGGGTGAGCAGCAACTACGCGCCCGAGTACGCCCCGCGCACCTGGGAGCTGATCAGGAACATGCGCTCGGGCACGGCCGTCTTCACCCACCCGGCGACCCCGCTGAAGTGCGGCGGCGCCCCGCAGAAGATCGCCTACCTGGCGGCCGACCACTGGCGTAGGCGCAAGGTCCTCGACGGCATCCGGATCATCCTCGTCATCCCCGACCCGGCGATGTTCAAGGTGCCCGCCTGGTCGCAGGTCCTGGAAAAGGTCGCCGCCCGGTACGGCATCGAGGTGCGGCTGCGCTCGGAGATGACCGCCGTCGACGGCGATGGCCGCGAGATCACCGTCGCGGACCACGCGCACGGCACGAAGGAGACCCTCGGTTACGACCTCCTGCACGCGGTGCCGCCGCAGAGCGCCCCCGACTGGGTCAAGAGGGGCCCGCTCGCCGATCCGGCGAGCCCGCAGGGCTTCGTCGCCGCCGACAAGCACACTCTCCAACACCCGTCGTACGACAACGTCTTCACCCTCGGGGACGTGGCGAACCTGCCCACGTCCAAGACGGGTGCCGCGGTGCGCAAGCAGGCCCCGGTGGTGGCGGGCAACCTGCTCGACGTCATGAACGGCCGCTCCCCCTCGCACCGGTACGACGGCTACACGTCCTGCCCGCTGGTGACCGCCCGCGACCGCATGCTGCTCGCCGAATTCGACTACGACCTCAACCCCACACCCACCTTCCCGCTGCTCGACCCGTTCAAGGAGCGGCGCACGTTGTGGGCGTTCAAGCGGTACGGGCTGCCACCGATCTACTGGCACGGCATGCTCACCGGCCGCCTCTGA
- a CDS encoding MBL fold metallo-hydrolase, which produces MFFAQYYLDCLSQASYMIADESTGKAVVVDPRRDVSEYLTDAAAHGFTIEAVINTHFHADFLAGHLELADRTGAWIGYGQRAEAEYPIHKLVDGERITLGDVQLQILETPGHTPESISVLVYEHADDTVPYGVLTGDALFIGDVGRPDLLASIGVTADELGRMLYDTIQHKLMDLPDAVRVFPAHGAGSACGKNLSTQRQSTIGEQRVTNYACRPMSERQFVELVTAGQPSAPAYFVYDAILNRKEHGLFDAAAAPRPLSVQEFMQRRAAGAVVVDARAPQDFASGYLRGSVNVPADGRFAEQAGMVVAPEQDVLVIAPQDREEEVVTRLARIGFDKVGGYLREPEGAFPALADELEQASRLTADELRRLLDGDEPPLVLDVRNTAEREEGFIEGSLHIPLAELARRADEIPAGLPLVVHCAGGHRSSIAASLLRHTGHADVSDLLGGYGAWLTLPASADV; this is translated from the coding sequence ATGTTCTTCGCCCAGTACTACCTCGACTGCCTCTCCCAGGCGTCCTACATGATCGCCGACGAGAGCACCGGCAAGGCTGTGGTCGTCGACCCGCGCCGCGACGTCTCCGAGTACCTCACCGACGCCGCCGCACACGGCTTCACCATCGAGGCCGTCATCAACACCCACTTCCACGCCGACTTCCTCGCCGGCCACCTGGAGCTCGCCGACCGCACCGGCGCCTGGATCGGCTACGGGCAGCGCGCCGAGGCCGAGTACCCCATCCACAAACTGGTCGACGGAGAACGCATCACCCTCGGCGACGTCCAGCTGCAGATCCTCGAGACCCCCGGCCACACACCGGAGTCGATCAGCGTCCTGGTGTACGAGCACGCCGACGACACCGTCCCCTACGGCGTGCTGACCGGCGACGCGCTGTTCATCGGCGACGTCGGCCGACCCGACCTGCTCGCCTCCATCGGCGTCACCGCCGACGAACTCGGCCGCATGCTCTACGACACCATCCAGCACAAACTGATGGACCTGCCGGACGCGGTCCGGGTCTTTCCCGCCCACGGCGCCGGATCCGCCTGCGGCAAGAACCTCTCCACCCAGCGCCAGTCCACGATCGGCGAGCAGCGCGTCACCAACTACGCCTGCCGGCCCATGAGCGAGCGGCAGTTCGTGGAACTGGTGACGGCCGGCCAGCCCTCCGCGCCCGCCTACTTCGTCTACGACGCCATCCTCAACCGCAAGGAGCACGGGCTGTTCGACGCGGCCGCCGCGCCCCGGCCGCTGTCGGTGCAGGAGTTCATGCAGCGGCGCGCGGCCGGGGCCGTCGTCGTCGACGCCCGCGCGCCACAGGACTTCGCGTCCGGGTATCTGCGCGGCTCGGTGAACGTACCCGCCGACGGCCGCTTCGCCGAGCAGGCCGGCATGGTCGTCGCCCCTGAGCAGGACGTCCTCGTCATCGCACCCCAGGACCGTGAGGAAGAGGTCGTCACCCGGCTCGCCCGGATCGGCTTCGACAAGGTCGGCGGCTACTTGCGCGAGCCCGAGGGCGCCTTCCCCGCACTGGCCGACGAGTTGGAGCAGGCCAGTCGGCTGACCGCCGACGAGCTGCGACGGCTACTGGACGGCGACGAACCCCCGCTGGTCCTCGATGTGCGCAACACCGCCGAGCGCGAAGAGGGCTTCATCGAGGGCTCGCTGCACATCCCACTGGCCGAGCTCGCCCGCCGCGCCGACGAGATCCCCGCCGGCCTTCCCCTGGTCGTGCACTGCGCGGGCGGCCACCGCTCCTCCATCGCCGCCAGCCTGCTCCGCCACACCGGCCACGCCGACGTCTCCGACCTGCTCGGCGGCTACGGCGCCTGGCTCACCCTGCCCGCATCCGCCGACGTCTGA
- a CDS encoding DsrE/DsrF/DrsH-like family protein — translation MTGTATIEKVSIIVSKGSLEGIYPALIMANGARAEGIEADLFFTFFGLDAITKKRWEHIKLATVGNPGLHLPTLLGGMPGVPDLVTRYMERKMDKLDIPPIPEFIEMIADTGAGIYACKASVDLFELDKDDLVEQVQGIITVGEFYEHAAGGQIIYT, via the coding sequence ATGACCGGTACCGCCACGATCGAGAAGGTCTCGATCATCGTCTCAAAAGGCTCGCTGGAGGGGATCTACCCGGCCCTGATCATGGCCAACGGCGCTCGTGCCGAGGGCATCGAGGCCGACCTGTTCTTCACCTTCTTCGGCCTGGACGCGATCACGAAGAAGCGCTGGGAACACATCAAGCTGGCCACCGTCGGCAACCCCGGACTGCACCTGCCGACCCTGCTCGGCGGCATGCCCGGCGTCCCCGACCTGGTGACCCGCTACATGGAACGCAAGATGGACAAGCTCGACATCCCGCCGATCCCCGAGTTCATCGAGATGATCGCCGACACCGGGGCGGGCATCTACGCCTGCAAGGCATCCGTCGACCTCTTCGAACTGGACAAGGACGACCTGGTCGAACAGGTGCAGGGCATCATCACCGTCGGCGAGTTCTACGAACACGCGGCCGGCGGCCAGATCATCTACACCTGA
- a CDS encoding TusE/DsrC/DsvC family sulfur relay protein yields MPTVTYDNTDIAVDDEGFFTEPARWTEPMAEQVAKEAGIDTLTDRHWIVIRFMRDQYAAKGTGPTVRVLGKASGVSVKELYQLFPKGPAKTAAKIAGIPKPRGCI; encoded by the coding sequence ATGCCTACCGTGACCTACGACAACACCGACATCGCGGTCGACGACGAGGGCTTCTTCACCGAGCCGGCCCGCTGGACCGAGCCGATGGCCGAGCAGGTCGCGAAGGAAGCCGGCATCGACACGCTGACAGACCGGCACTGGATCGTCATCCGCTTCATGCGTGATCAGTACGCGGCCAAGGGCACCGGACCGACCGTGCGCGTGCTCGGCAAGGCCTCCGGGGTGAGCGTCAAGGAGCTCTACCAGCTCTTCCCCAAGGGACCGGCGAAGACGGCCGCGAAGATCGCCGGTATCCCCAAGCCCCGCGGCTGCATCTGA
- a CDS encoding FAD/NAD(P)-binding oxidoreductase, which produces MGKHIVILGGGTAGTMTANRLCRTYDPSECRITVVDQDDDHLYQPGLLFVPFGLAQPRHLVRSRPRQLDPAVDYKMARIERVDLDSRTVRMAGGIRLSYDVLVVATGATLLPEETEGLTGPGWGEKVFTFYDLPGAAGLHQALERFEGGRLVIDVADLPLKCPVAPLEFAFLADWYFQQRGIRHRVELTYATPLDGAFTKPVAARALSGLLKNKGIELVTEFALGEVDGEGGRLVSYDGREVPFDLAVVVPLHGGAEYIERSEGLGDELGFVPVDPHTLQLPGRPEVFAIGDAAGLSASKAGSVAHFEGEVLVHNIGRHLAGQPLDASFDGHANCFVETGFHKALLIDFNYDTEPLSGHFPGPVGLPLLKESHAAHLGKLAFEWLYWHSLLPGRELPGIGSAMPEHGKRRISH; this is translated from the coding sequence ATGGGCAAACACATCGTGATTCTCGGCGGTGGAACCGCCGGCACCATGACGGCCAACCGCCTGTGTCGCACATACGACCCGAGCGAGTGCCGGATCACGGTCGTCGACCAGGACGACGACCACCTCTACCAGCCCGGCCTGCTGTTCGTGCCCTTCGGGCTGGCCCAGCCGCGCCACCTCGTCCGCTCCCGCCCCCGGCAGCTCGACCCCGCGGTCGACTACAAGATGGCGCGTATCGAGCGGGTGGACCTGGACTCACGGACGGTGCGCATGGCCGGAGGCATCCGGCTGTCGTACGACGTCCTGGTGGTCGCCACCGGAGCCACCCTCCTGCCCGAGGAGACCGAGGGGCTCACCGGTCCCGGCTGGGGCGAGAAGGTCTTCACCTTCTACGACCTGCCTGGTGCCGCCGGCCTGCACCAGGCGCTGGAACGCTTCGAGGGCGGCCGCCTGGTGATCGATGTCGCCGACCTGCCCCTCAAGTGCCCGGTGGCGCCACTGGAGTTCGCATTCCTCGCCGACTGGTACTTCCAGCAGCGAGGCATCAGGCACCGGGTCGAGCTGACGTACGCCACCCCGCTGGACGGTGCGTTCACCAAGCCGGTCGCGGCCAGGGCGCTGAGCGGGCTGCTGAAGAACAAAGGCATCGAGCTGGTCACGGAGTTCGCCCTCGGTGAGGTCGACGGCGAGGGCGGGCGGCTGGTGTCGTACGACGGACGGGAGGTGCCCTTCGATCTGGCGGTCGTGGTGCCGCTGCACGGTGGCGCCGAGTACATCGAGCGCTCCGAGGGGCTGGGCGACGAACTCGGCTTCGTCCCCGTGGACCCGCACACCCTGCAACTCCCCGGCCGTCCCGAGGTGTTCGCGATCGGTGACGCGGCCGGACTGTCGGCGTCCAAGGCCGGTTCGGTGGCCCACTTCGAGGGTGAGGTACTGGTGCACAACATCGGCCGTCACCTCGCCGGGCAGCCGCTGGACGCCTCCTTCGACGGGCACGCCAACTGCTTCGTGGAGACGGGCTTCCACAAGGCGCTGCTGATCGACTTCAACTACGACACCGAGCCGCTTTCGGGCCACTTCCCGGGTCCGGTCGGGCTGCCGCTGCTGAAGGAGTCGCACGCGGCCCATCTCGGCAAGCTCGCCTTCGAGTGGCTGTACTGGCACAGCCTGCTGCCCGGCCGGGAGTTGCCCGGCATCGGCTCGGCGATGCCCGAGCACGGAAAGCGCCGCATCTCCCACTGA
- a CDS encoding OsmC family protein — protein MTRTTSQTPGTSHPRTADVHRLEATHIEGDAYAVNVRGHRLQVDQPLEAGGTDTAPTPTELFAASLATCVAFYAGRFLHRHGLPQAGLRVRTEFTMATDRPPRVAALRLVIVPPPGLPEQRRAALLAVASRCTVHNTLHQPPEIDIELEP, from the coding sequence ATGACCCGCACCACATCACAGACCCCCGGCACGAGCCACCCCCGGACCGCGGACGTACATCGGCTGGAGGCCACCCACATCGAGGGCGACGCCTACGCCGTGAACGTCCGCGGACACCGCCTTCAGGTCGACCAACCTCTGGAGGCGGGCGGCACGGACACCGCGCCCACCCCCACCGAGCTCTTTGCGGCCTCACTCGCCACCTGCGTGGCGTTCTACGCGGGCCGCTTTCTGCACCGGCACGGTCTGCCCCAGGCCGGTCTGCGCGTGCGCACGGAGTTCACCATGGCCACCGACCGACCGCCGCGTGTCGCCGCCCTGCGGCTCGTGATCGTCCCGCCCCCGGGGCTGCCCGAGCAGCGCCGCGCGGCCCTGCTGGCAGTGGCCTCACGCTGCACAGTCCACAACACCCTGCATCAGCCGCCCGAGATCGACATCGAGTTGGAGCCATGA
- a CDS encoding aminotransferase class V-fold PLP-dependent enzyme: MSTTSAPTVSPLLDRIRGGLIGDDEVLDGPYGPTRIVYADYTASGRSLDFIEDFVREQVLPRYGNTHTESSSTGLQTTRLREDARRIIHDAVCGAAEDLVIFCGSGSTAAVNKLVGILQLRRPAPPSPDERPVVFVGPYEHHSNELPWRESVADVVAIDEDADGHIDLAQLEAGLRRYAARPLCIGSFSAASNVTGILTDADRVARLLHAHGALSFWDYAAAAPYIPIRMRESAPGAGDHKDALFLSPHKFVGGPQTPGVLVVRRELVRNPVPTAPGGGTVAFVGPLGHRYLDDPVAREEGGTPAIVESVRAGLVFALKQAVGTDTIQAAEERHWRRALAHWDRVPGIEILGNHHARRLSIVSFRIRHGEGAHLHHNYVVALLNDLFGIQARGGCSCAGPYGHRLLAIDAATSHALRDEVDRGCDGIKPGWVRVNFNYFISDTVRDYLIGAVELIARHGHRLLPDYRFDPRTGQWRHHGGPAAPPLRLTDVRFGTEGAITSPAPRHRRLGEEALAGQLDRARAVLTAGPDQVGDGPTGLPADFERMRWFPLPPACVEQTHTGTG, encoded by the coding sequence ATGAGCACTACGTCGGCGCCGACCGTGTCGCCGCTGCTGGACCGCATTCGCGGCGGGCTCATCGGCGACGACGAGGTACTGGACGGACCGTACGGCCCGACCCGGATCGTCTACGCCGACTACACCGCCTCAGGCCGCTCCCTCGACTTCATCGAGGACTTCGTCCGCGAGCAGGTGCTGCCGCGCTACGGCAACACCCACACCGAGAGCTCCAGCACCGGGTTGCAGACGACCCGGCTGCGCGAGGACGCCCGACGGATCATTCACGACGCGGTCTGTGGCGCCGCGGAGGACCTGGTGATCTTCTGCGGCTCCGGCTCGACCGCCGCGGTCAACAAGCTCGTCGGCATCCTTCAGCTGCGCCGCCCGGCCCCGCCGTCACCGGACGAACGGCCGGTGGTGTTCGTGGGCCCCTACGAGCACCACTCCAACGAACTGCCCTGGCGCGAGTCCGTCGCGGACGTCGTGGCGATCGACGAGGACGCCGACGGCCACATCGACCTCGCCCAGCTCGAGGCGGGTCTACGGCGGTACGCGGCACGCCCGCTGTGCATCGGCAGCTTCTCCGCCGCCTCCAACGTCACCGGCATCCTCACCGACGCCGACCGCGTCGCGCGCCTGCTGCACGCGCACGGCGCCCTGTCCTTCTGGGACTACGCGGCGGCGGCACCGTACATCCCCATCCGCATGCGGGAGAGCGCACCGGGCGCCGGGGACCACAAGGACGCGTTGTTCCTGTCCCCGCACAAGTTCGTCGGGGGCCCGCAGACCCCCGGCGTGCTCGTCGTGCGGCGCGAGCTGGTGCGCAACCCGGTGCCCACCGCGCCCGGCGGCGGAACGGTCGCCTTCGTGGGCCCACTCGGTCACCGCTACCTCGACGACCCGGTGGCCCGCGAGGAGGGCGGCACACCCGCGATCGTCGAATCCGTCCGGGCCGGACTGGTCTTCGCCCTCAAGCAAGCCGTCGGCACCGACACCATCCAGGCCGCCGAGGAGCGCCACTGGCGCCGCGCGCTCGCCCACTGGGACCGCGTTCCCGGCATCGAGATCCTCGGCAACCACCACGCCCGCCGGCTGTCCATCGTGTCCTTCCGCATCCGCCACGGAGAGGGCGCCCACCTGCACCACAACTACGTCGTCGCCCTGCTCAACGACCTCTTCGGCATCCAGGCCCGCGGCGGCTGCTCCTGCGCGGGCCCCTACGGCCACCGCCTGCTCGCCATCGACGCCGCCACCTCGCACGCCCTGCGCGACGAGGTCGACCGCGGTTGCGACGGCATCAAGCCGGGGTGGGTCCGCGTCAACTTCAACTACTTCATCAGCGACACCGTCCGCGACTACCTCATCGGCGCCGTCGAACTGATCGCCAGGCACGGACATCGACTCCTGCCCGACTACCGTTTCGATCCGCGCACCGGGCAGTGGCGCCACCACGGCGGCCCCGCCGCACCTCCGCTGCGGCTGACCGATGTGCGCTTCGGCACGGAGGGCGCGATCACCTCCCCGGCACCCCGGCACCGTCGGCTGGGCGAGGAGGCGCTGGCCGGTCAACTCGACCGCGCCCGCGCGGTACTGACGGCCGGGCCCGACCAGGTCGGCGACGGGCCCACCGGACTCCCGGCCGACTTCGAGCGCATGCGCTGGTTCCCGCTGCCGCCCGCCTGCGTGGAACAAACGCACACCGGCACTGGTTGA
- the trxA gene encoding thioredoxin: MPTVELTKDNFEETVTGSDILLIDFWAAWCGPCRMFGPVYDKASERHPDIVFGKVDTEAQPELAGAFQISSIPTLMAVRDRTVLYSQPGALPPQALEELIAKIRAVDMDDVRRKAAAGSAEAS; encoded by the coding sequence ATGCCGACCGTCGAGCTCACCAAGGACAACTTCGAGGAGACCGTCACAGGCTCCGACATCCTGCTGATCGACTTCTGGGCCGCCTGGTGCGGACCGTGCCGGATGTTCGGCCCCGTCTACGACAAGGCGTCCGAGCGCCACCCGGACATCGTCTTCGGCAAGGTCGACACCGAGGCACAGCCCGAACTCGCCGGCGCCTTCCAGATCTCCTCCATCCCCACCCTGATGGCCGTCCGCGACCGGACCGTCCTGTACTCGCAGCCCGGCGCGCTGCCACCGCAGGCGCTGGAGGAGCTCATCGCAAAGATCCGTGCCGTCGACATGGACGACGTGCGCCGGAAGGCCGCCGCGGGCTCGGCGGAGGCGAGCTGA
- a CDS encoding rhodanese-like domain-containing protein: MTNTPAPVALGTEQARTRLHELTVIDVRTPAEYASGHLPGALNIPLDQLRRALPEIRHAAGRGDVLVVCASGARSENACKLLAEQGVATATLAGGTGAWAAQGHDLHTPAACGTRTGWSMERQVRFTAGSMVLLGLVLGLLVHPALLLISAGIAGGLVFSALTNTCGMAVMLGKLPHNRPRAADLDATLAALRTR, from the coding sequence ATGACCAACACCCCCGCCCCTGTCGCTCTCGGCACCGAGCAGGCCCGCACGCGGCTGCACGAACTGACCGTCATCGACGTGCGCACACCCGCCGAGTACGCCTCCGGCCATCTGCCCGGCGCGCTCAACATCCCCCTGGACCAGCTCCGGCGGGCGCTGCCGGAAATACGGCACGCTGCCGGGCGCGGCGACGTCCTCGTCGTGTGCGCCTCGGGCGCCCGCTCGGAGAACGCCTGCAAGCTGCTGGCCGAGCAGGGCGTCGCCACGGCGACGCTGGCCGGCGGCACAGGCGCCTGGGCCGCTCAGGGGCACGACCTGCACACCCCGGCGGCCTGCGGCACCCGTACCGGCTGGAGCATGGAACGCCAGGTGCGCTTCACCGCCGGCAGCATGGTGCTCCTCGGCCTGGTTCTGGGCCTGCTCGTGCATCCGGCCCTCCTCCTGATCTCGGCCGGCATCGCGGGCGGCCTGGTCTTCTCCGCCCTCACCAACACCTGCGGCATGGCGGTCATGCTCGGCAAGCTGCCGCACAACCGCCCCCGCGCGGCCGACCTCGACGCCACGCTCGCCGCTCTGCGCACCCGCTGA
- a CDS encoding metal-sensitive transcriptional regulator yields the protein MELELEGADLKAVLNRLRRAQGQISGVIRMIEEGRDCEDVVTQLAAASRALDRAGFAIIATGLQQCMTDMESGRKNGEDPEAMRARLEKLFLSLA from the coding sequence GTGGAACTGGAACTCGAGGGCGCGGACCTGAAGGCTGTGCTCAACCGGCTGCGCCGGGCACAGGGTCAGATCTCCGGGGTGATCCGGATGATCGAGGAGGGACGTGACTGCGAGGACGTCGTCACGCAGCTCGCCGCCGCCTCGCGCGCGCTGGACCGGGCCGGTTTCGCGATCATCGCCACCGGACTGCAGCAGTGCATGACCGACATGGAGTCGGGGCGCAAGAACGGTGAGGACCCCGAGGCGATGCGCGCCCGCCTGGAGAAGCTGTTCCTGTCCCTGGCATGA
- a CDS encoding sulfite exporter TauE/SafE family protein produces MSALILALAAGAVIGLALGALGGGGSVLAVPALIYLLGFSPVGATTASLVIVTLTSVTAMVAHARDGNVRWRMGLLFAAAGIGPAMASGALADRIPEAVLTAAFGAVAGVAAVRMLRTRPVADGAVTVRPGRAAATGAGLGAVTGVLGVGGGFLAVPALVGVLGMRMRNAVGTSLLVITVNSLAALSMRAGTLEGLDWAIVGPFVGAAILGAWDGKRLATKVSGHTLQRIFAMVLLAVAAFMLIDALL; encoded by the coding sequence GTGAGCGCACTCATACTCGCCCTGGCTGCCGGAGCGGTCATCGGCCTCGCTCTGGGCGCGCTCGGAGGCGGCGGCAGCGTCCTGGCCGTTCCGGCGCTGATCTACCTACTCGGCTTCAGCCCGGTCGGCGCGACGACCGCGAGCCTGGTCATCGTCACGCTCACCTCGGTGACCGCGATGGTCGCGCACGCCCGCGACGGCAACGTGCGCTGGCGCATGGGGCTGCTGTTCGCGGCGGCCGGGATCGGCCCTGCGATGGCGAGTGGCGCGCTCGCCGACCGCATCCCCGAGGCTGTGCTCACGGCGGCCTTCGGCGCGGTTGCGGGGGTGGCGGCGGTGCGCATGCTGCGCACCCGGCCCGTCGCGGACGGAGCTGTGACGGTACGGCCGGGGCGGGCGGCGGCAACCGGCGCCGGCCTTGGTGCGGTCACCGGTGTCCTGGGGGTCGGCGGAGGCTTTCTCGCCGTACCTGCGCTGGTGGGAGTGCTGGGCATGCGGATGCGCAACGCCGTCGGGACCAGCCTGCTGGTCATCACCGTCAACTCGCTGGCCGCACTGTCGATGCGCGCCGGCACGCTCGAAGGGCTGGACTGGGCGATCGTCGGGCCGTTCGTCGGGGCCGCGATCCTCGGCGCGTGGGACGGCAAGCGGCTGGCCACGAAGGTCTCCGGGCACACGCTCCAGCGGATCTTCGCGATGGTGCTGCTGGCCGTCGCGGCCTTCATGCTCATCGACGCACTGCTGTGA
- a CDS encoding rhodanese-like domain-containing protein, with amino-acid sequence MSIFRRDRGRPRRVSVQEAAVRTGHANAPSGGAAVLLDVREPYEWQAGHAPGAVHLPLSALVAGAGLPAQAQARPLLVICRSGNRSRQAAELLVARGAQAVDVVGGMRDWARAGLPVVDARGQDGTVA; translated from the coding sequence ATGAGCATCTTCCGACGGGACCGGGGCAGGCCGAGGCGCGTGAGCGTGCAGGAGGCGGCCGTACGCACCGGGCACGCCAACGCCCCGAGCGGCGGTGCCGCTGTCCTGCTGGACGTGCGCGAGCCCTACGAGTGGCAGGCGGGCCATGCGCCGGGCGCCGTGCACCTGCCCCTGTCGGCGCTGGTCGCCGGGGCGGGGCTGCCCGCTCAGGCGCAGGCGCGGCCCCTGCTGGTGATCTGCCGTTCCGGCAACCGTTCCCGGCAGGCCGCCGAACTGCTCGTCGCGCGCGGAGCGCAGGCCGTCGACGTGGTCGGCGGGATGCGGGACTGGGCCAGGGCGGGGCTGCCGGTGGTGGACGCGCGCGGACAGGACGGCACCGTCGCGTGA